In a single window of the Hippoglossus hippoglossus isolate fHipHip1 chromosome 7, fHipHip1.pri, whole genome shotgun sequence genome:
- the LOC117764361 gene encoding P2Y purinoceptor 1-like, protein MNETSCTSVDLDFAVRFLPPVLILVFIVGLVANGWGLKSLRQNWKKLGSVNVFVLNLGLADVLYLLTLPFLMVYYFMGSVWIFGASFCKITRFCFNLNLYGSIGFLTCISVYRYLAIVHPMKVLGRITPTHSVTISVLVWLLVAVQSLPDMFYIKTFGNQTGQCYETTHDTFVEDYLNYSLGRTLTGFCIPLLIMLGCYGHMIITLCSKNNVDKALKQRSLRLLFILILLFSVCYIPYHLFKNLNLWSRVLRKHGKCHNWFNVIYIAHQIGRGLVCLNSAINPLVYLNARKDSCSALTAARQAIMRPFITSVSTV, encoded by the coding sequence ATGAACGAAACCTCTTGTACTAGTGTCGACCTTGATTTTGCCGTCAGATTCCTGCCTCCTGTTTTAATCTTGGTCTTCATCGTCGGCCTGGTTGCTAACGGATGGGGGTTGAAGTCTTTGCGGCAGAACTGGAAGAAACTGGGTAGCGTCAACGTGTTTGTTCTCAACCTGGGACTTGCAGATGTTTTGTATCTGCTCACGCTGCCATTTTTGATGGTTTACTACTTCATGGGGAGTGTGTGGATCTTTGGAGCTTCATTCTGCAAGATAACGAGATTCTGCTTCAACCTGAACCTATACGGCAGCATCGGATTCCTTACGTGCATCAGCGTGTACAGGTACTTGGCTATTGTTCACCCGATGAAAGTGTTGGGAAGAATCACTCCCACTCATTCTGTGACCATCTCAGTCCTCGTGTGGCTGCTGGTGGCTGTCCAGAGTCTTCCAGACATGTTCTACATCAAGACGTTTGGAAACCAAACTGGGCAATGCTACGAGACCACACACGACACATTTGTGGAGGATTACCTGAACTACAGCCTGGGGAGGACCCTGACTGGGTTTTGTATCCCACTCCTCATCATGCTGGGCTGCTACGGACATATGATTATCACACTTTGCTCCAAAAACAACGTCGACAAGGCTCTGAAGCAAAGGAGCCTGAGGCTGTTGTTCATTTTGatccttctcttctctgtttgttaCATCCCCTATCACCTGTTCAAGAACCTGAATCTCTGGTCAAGAGTTCTGCGCAAACACGGGAAATGTCACAATTGGTTCAACGTTATTTACATCGCTCATCAGATAGGTCGTGGGCTGGTGTGTCTGAACAGCGCCATCAACCCTCTGGTTTACCTCAATGCACGTAAAGACTCCTGCTCAGCTTTGACAGCTGCTCGTCAAGCCATCATGCGCCCGTTCATCACATCGGTTTCTACGGTGTGA
- the ccn5 gene encoding WNT1-inducible-signaling pathway protein 2, protein MDRPLCDWATAVALLLCVATQVLSQLCDRPCLCPSPAPQCPAGVALVLDGCRCCQVCARQRGEFCTEVFPCDGPRGLRCDYSASFPGDPGECVGQEDLSCEVDGVTYQEGQSFQPSCDSYCHCRGGGVTCVPACPLTGRLPTPDCPEPQHIRLPGKCCKEWVCENLENTVIQDAITAMRPDRLWPALPRNHPLNRLVPSASSCVEQSTQWSACSRSCGAGVSTRVSNQNPACKLQMETRLCKVRPCSRAAQPASSKRVWGRQGRCEASYTSAGPIRLVHQGCYSTRAHFLRYCGQCTDSRCCTPYHTTTAEVTFSCPTGRLLRRAVMMIHSCVCHSSCPYGPFRNPALWGYRP, encoded by the exons ATGGACCGACCGCTGTGCGACTGGGCGACTGCTGTggccctgctgctgtgtgtggcGACACAG GTGTTGTCCCAGCTGTGTGACCGACCCTGCCTTTGCCCCAGTCCTGCCCCCCAGTGCCCGGCAGGAGTGGCACTGGTGCTGGACGGCTGCCGGTGCTGCCAGGTGTGTGCCAGGCAGCGAGGCGAGTTCTGCACCGAGGTGTTTCCCTGCGACGGCCCGAGAGGCCTGCGGTGCGACTACAGCGCCAGCTTCCCAGGAGACCCCGGGGAGTGTGTCG GTCAGGAGGATCTGAGCTGTGAGGTGGACGGCGTCACGTACCAGGAGGGCCAGTCGTTCCAGCCCTCCTGCGACTCGTACTGccactgcagaggaggaggtgtgacCTGTGTGCCGGCCTGTCCCTTGACCGGCCGCCTGCCCACTCCGGACTGTCCCGAGCCACAACACATCCGCCTGCCGGGGAAATGCTGCAAAGAATGGGTGTGTGAGAACCTGGAGAACACGGTCATTCAGGATGCTAtcacag CCATGAGACCCGACAGGTTGTGGCCCGCTCTGCCCCGGAATCACCCCCTGAACAGACTGGTGCCGTCTGCCTCCAGCTGCGTGGAGCAGAGCACCCAGTGGAGCGCCTGCTCCCGGAGCTGCGGGGCTGGAGTCTCCACGCGGGTCTCCAACCAGAACCCTGCCTGCAAGCTGCAGATGGAGACTCGGCTCTGTAAAGTGAGGCCCTGCAGCCGTGCAGCTCAGCCGGCGTCAAGCAAGCGTGTG TGGGGACGTCAGGGGCGGTGCGAGGCCAGCTACACGTCAGCGGGCCCCATCCGGCTCGTTCACCAGGGCTGCTACAGCACCCGCGCCCACTTCCTCCGGTACTGCGGACAGTGCACGGACTCTCGCTGCTGCACGCCGTACCACACCACCACCGCCGAGGTGACCTTCAGCTGCCCCACTGGCAGACTGCTGCGGCGAGCGGTGATGATGATCCACTCGTGTGTCTGTCACAGCAGCTGCCCCTACGGCCCGTTCAGGAACCCTGCGCTGTGGGGGTACAGGCCCTGA
- the ada gene encoding adenosine deaminase: MSESCIYRGAAISAVPPVLSAQCTGSLTGSSLPAMAEHAPEQVVFNKPKVELHVHLDGAIRVQTILDVAKRRGIRLPANTVEEMTSQIILEEPATLTKFLGKFAEYMHVIAGDREAIKRIAYEFVEDKAKEGVIYVEVRYSPHFLANTKVDPLPWNQKEGDLSPDEVVHQVNEGLSEGERAFHIKARSILCCMRHMPSWSMDVVELCKKYCKEGVVAIDLAGDESLNCEANPGHRKAYEEAERCGIHRTVHAGEVGPASVVKEAVEVLKAERVGHGYRTLEDPVLYKKLLAQNMHFEVCPISSKLTGACDPDFSKHPAVTFRKDKANYSLNTDDPLIFNSTLHLDYSTALKYMGFTEEEFKRVNIKSAESSFLPEKEKKELLHKLYEAYGMIQRTAF; encoded by the exons ATGTCTGAGTCATGCATATATCGAGGAGCCGCGATAAGCGCCGTCCCTCCGGTCCTCAGCGCACAGTGCACCGGCTCCCTCACCGGCAGCAGCCTCCCCGCGATGGCCGAGCACGCTCCTGAACAAGTGGTATTCAACAAGCCCAAG GTCGAGCTGCACGTGCACCTGGATGGAGCCATCCGGGTCCAGACTATTCTCGACGTCGCCAA GAGACGCGGCATCCGTCTGCCTGCAAATACCGTCGAGGAGATGACGTCGCAGATCATTCTGGAAGAACCCGCCACCCTCACCAAGTTCCTGGGCAAGTTTGCCGAGTACATGCACGTGATTGC TGGGGACAGAGAGGCCATAAAGAGGATCGCCTACGAGTTCGTTGAGGACAAAGCGAAAGAGGGAGTGATTTACGTGGAGGTCAGATACAGCCCCCATTTTCTGGCCAACACGAAAGTGGATCCTCTGCCGTGGAACCAGAAAGA AGGTGACCTGAGTCCGGACGAGGTGGTGCACCAGGTCAACGAAGGGCTCAGCGAGGGGGAGAGGGCGTTCCATATCAAAGCCAGGTCCATTCTATGCTGCATGCGCCACATGCCAA GCTGGTCCATGGACGTGGTCGAGCTGTGTAAGAAGTATTGCAAGGAGGGAGTGGTCGCCATCGATCTGGCCGGTGACGAGTCCCTCAACTGCGAAGCCAATCCCGGCCACAGGAAGGCCTATGAG GAAGCCGAGCGGTGTGGGATCCACAGGACGGTGCACGCAGGAGAGGTGGGCCCGGCCTCGGTGGTGAAGGAG gcggTGGAGGTTCTGAAGGCTGAACGCGTGGGACACGGCTACAGAACCCTGGAGGATCCGGTCCTGTATAAGAAACTACTCGCTCAAAACATGCACTTCGAG GTGTGTCCTATTTCCAGTAAACTGACCGGCGCCTGCGACCCGGACTTCAGCAAACATCCCGCGGTCAC GTTCAGGAAGGATAAGGCCAACTACTCCCTGAACACGGACGACCCCCTGATCTTCAACTCCACCCTGCACCTCGACTACAGCACCGCGCTCAAGTACATGGGATTCACGGAGGAGGAATTCAAACGAGTG AACATCAAGTCTGCAGAGTCGAGCTTCCTGCctgagaaggagaagaaggagctcCTCCACAAACTTTACGAGGCCTATGGGATGATCCAGAGAACCGCCTTTTAA
- the pkig gene encoding cAMP-dependent protein kinase inhibitor gamma, producing the protein MMDVETSYSDFINCDRTGRRNAVPDIAGQEKSAASTSELTKDLAGMDLKAAEGDPGAAPAPEAEGATSQEAQGSGGPS; encoded by the exons atgatggacgTGGAGACGTCGTACTCGGACTTCATCAACTGTGATCGCACAGGCCGCAGGAACGCAGTACCCGACATCGCAGGGCAGGAGAAATCAGCGGCCAGCACCAGTGAACTCACCAAAGACCTGGCGGGGATGGACCTGAAGGCTGCAG AAGGAGACCCAGGGGCCGCCCCAGCCCCTGAGGCCGAGGGCGCCACCAGCCAAGAAGCCCAGGGAAGTGGAGGTCCGTCCTAA